One window of the Coleofasciculus sp. FACHB-1120 genome contains the following:
- a CDS encoding glycosyltransferase family 4 protein has translation MKIAYATHYDLFNSRTWPRNLIGHCGTNYYKAKALERQLGTIEYIGPLQESYPPISKLLSKAKNRWHKHISKQTYYPWAEPVVNQGYASQIAQKILRTNPKIVLCPDINLISYLDCKQPTVVWTDASYAGLMNFYTEFSNLCSETIQQLTTMDKLTLDKCSLAIFSSDWAAQTVIDTYQVDASKVKVIPSGANVECDRTLDDIKEIIEDRPSDKCKLLFLGVDWFRKGGKIALEVARELNKSGLNVELTIVGCQPFRDSSLPDFVVNIGFISKSTAAGLNKISKLIAESHLLIVPSQAEAYGNVFCEANSYGVPCISTKVGGIPTVIKDNVNGKLFSITSNILEYCTYIYDLFSDYGAYKKLALSSFNEYQTRLNWSVSAQSAQKLFMDLI, from the coding sequence ATGAAGATAGCATACGCTACTCACTATGACCTTTTCAATAGCCGTACTTGGCCTCGAAACTTAATTGGGCACTGTGGCACTAACTACTACAAAGCGAAAGCTCTTGAAAGACAGTTGGGAACTATCGAATATATTGGTCCTCTTCAGGAAAGCTATCCCCCTATTTCAAAATTATTATCTAAGGCAAAGAATCGCTGGCATAAGCATATATCTAAACAAACCTATTATCCTTGGGCAGAACCCGTTGTTAATCAAGGCTATGCATCCCAAATTGCCCAAAAAATTCTCCGAACTAATCCCAAAATCGTCTTATGTCCAGACATCAATTTAATTTCTTATCTTGACTGTAAGCAACCCACTGTAGTCTGGACAGATGCTTCTTACGCTGGATTGATGAACTTTTATACTGAGTTTAGTAACCTGTGTAGTGAGACCATCCAGCAATTAACTACTATGGATAAACTTACTTTAGATAAATGCAGTTTAGCTATATTCTCCTCCGACTGGGCAGCTCAAACTGTAATTGATACTTATCAAGTTGACGCCTCGAAAGTCAAAGTGATTCCGTCAGGAGCAAATGTTGAGTGTGATAGGACGTTAGACGATATTAAGGAGATTATTGAAGATCGACCCTCGGATAAATGCAAGCTCCTCTTTTTAGGCGTGGATTGGTTTAGAAAAGGTGGAAAGATAGCTTTAGAAGTAGCCAGAGAATTGAATAAGAGCGGATTAAATGTTGAATTAACAATAGTTGGATGCCAGCCTTTTAGGGATAGTTCTCTTCCTGATTTTGTTGTTAATATTGGTTTTATTAGTAAATCAACAGCGGCGGGATTAAATAAAATTAGTAAGTTGATAGCTGAATCTCATCTATTAATTGTGCCTTCACAAGCAGAAGCTTATGGAAACGTCTTCTGTGAGGCGAACTCCTATGGAGTTCCCTGTATATCTACCAAGGTAGGCGGCATACCAACAGTAATCAAAGATAATGTAAATGGAAAGCTTTTTTCAATAACCAGCAATATTCTTGAATATTGCACCTATATTTATGATTTGTTTAGCGATTATGGCGCTTATAAAAAGTTAGCTTTATCTTCATTTAATGAGTATCAAACTCGTTTAAACTGGTCAGTAAGTGCCCAGTCAGCACAAAAGTTATTTATGGACTTAATTTAA
- the hpsE gene encoding hormogonium polysaccharide biosynthesis glycosyltransferase HpsE: MDFTVAICTYNGAERLPEVLDQLLHQVGTEDIDWEVLVVDNNSNDDTAGIVAHYATNWRQGSQLRYVFEAKQGATYARYRAVQEAKSSDLIGFLDDDNLPADNWVAEAYRFGCDRPQVGAYGGIIHAKLDEPPPPYFEQIKGYLTIYNRGATPFQYKRSDKPRRIPAAPGSVIRKQAWQDAVPPPEKLLIPGRDEKTMAAGEDAEIMFYIQNSKWEVWHNPKLEIWHHIPPHRLEEAYLLRLARGYGLSNHLTRVTRFYRWQRPFLPFLIPFFTLRDGFKLLVYYRQNEDFLSKNFIKACEFQSQLGRFYSPFLGIYKKLPVKGFINVKKKI, from the coding sequence GTGGACTTTACTGTAGCAATTTGCACATATAACGGTGCAGAACGTCTGCCCGAAGTTCTAGATCAACTGCTTCATCAAGTTGGAACAGAGGATATTGACTGGGAAGTGCTGGTTGTTGACAACAATAGCAATGACGACACGGCTGGTATTGTTGCTCACTATGCGACAAACTGGCGTCAAGGTAGCCAGTTAAGATATGTTTTTGAAGCCAAACAAGGCGCTACCTATGCTCGATATCGAGCCGTACAAGAAGCTAAAAGCAGCGACTTGATTGGATTTTTGGATGATGATAATCTACCAGCAGACAACTGGGTAGCCGAAGCTTATCGCTTTGGTTGCGATCGCCCTCAAGTGGGGGCCTATGGCGGCATTATTCATGCCAAACTCGATGAACCACCACCGCCCTACTTTGAGCAAATAAAAGGGTATCTTACTATCTATAACCGAGGTGCAACGCCTTTTCAATACAAGCGTTCTGATAAACCACGCCGAATTCCTGCTGCACCCGGTTCAGTCATCCGGAAACAGGCATGGCAAGACGCCGTTCCTCCTCCAGAAAAACTCCTAATACCCGGCAGAGACGAGAAAACAATGGCTGCCGGGGAAGACGCAGAAATAATGTTCTATATTCAAAATAGTAAGTGGGAAGTTTGGCACAATCCCAAACTGGAGATTTGGCACCACATTCCCCCCCATCGTTTAGAAGAAGCCTATTTACTTAGACTAGCTCGTGGATATGGTCTCTCTAACCATTTGACACGAGTTACTCGGTTTTATCGATGGCAGCGCCCCTTCCTACCTTTTTTGATACCATTTTTTACATTACGAGATGGTTTTAAGCTATTGGTTTACTACCGACAAAATGAAGATTTTCTTTCCAAGAATTTTATTAAAGCTTGTGAGTTTCAGTCTCAATTGGGTCGATTTTATAGTCCTTTTTTAGGAATATATAAAAAATTGCCAGTTAAAGGTTTCATTAACGTAAAAAAAAAAATTTGA
- the clpB gene encoding ATP-dependent chaperone ClpB: MQPTDPAKFTEKAWEAIIKSQDVARRFKNQQLEVEHLTIALLEEEEGLTNRILSRVNVDIQALKSQLEAFTQRQPKVAVVDQLYLGRGLDVMLDKAEASRTSLQDEFISVEHLLVGFAEDDRIGRRLLKSFNFDRQKLEVTIKEVRGTQKVKDQNPEARYEALERYGRDLTERAKSGKLDPVIGRDEEIRRVVQVLSRRSKNNPVLIGEPGVGKTAIAEGLAQRIVNGDVPESLKNRRLIALDMGSLIAGAKYRGEFEDRLRSVLKEVIDSVGQIVLFIDEMHTVVGAGATQGAMDASNLLKPMLARGELRCIGATTLDEYRKHIEKDAALERRFQQVYVNQPSVEDTVSILRGLKERYEVHHGVKITDSALVAAASLSDRYITERFLPDKAIDLVDEAAAKLKMEITSKPVELEAIDRRVMQLEMEKLSLQGEGQRTGLTTVVGAFRSSQERLERIEQEIASLSEKQVQLSSQWQSEKQLLEDINAVKEEEDKLRVQIEQAERAYDLNKAAQLKYGRLEVLGRDREAKEAQLLELQSRGAALLREEVREDDIAEIVAKWTGIPVNRLLESERQKLLQLESHLHERVIGQQEAVAAVSAAIRRTRAGMKDPSRPIGSFLFMGPTGVGKTELARALAQFLFDSEDALVRIDMSEYMEKHAVSRLVGAPPGYVGYEEGGQLSEAIRRRPYSVVLLDEVEKAHRDVFNILLQVLDDGRITDSQGRTVDFRNTVIVMTSNIGSEYILDLSGNEDQYELMQKKVTDALRSHFRPEFLNRVDDIILFHRLERSELRQIVSIQIKQIEKLLADQKITIELSGSAQDHLAEVGYDPIYGARPLKRAIQRELQNTLATALLENTFVSGDTILVDCVDDTLTFSKKQSLSLLEAQII, encoded by the coding sequence ATGCAGCCTACTGACCCTGCCAAGTTTACGGAGAAAGCCTGGGAAGCCATCATCAAATCTCAAGATGTGGCGCGTCGATTCAAAAATCAGCAGCTAGAGGTAGAGCATTTAACGATCGCGCTTCTGGAAGAAGAAGAAGGGCTGACAAATCGGATTTTGAGTCGAGTCAATGTGGACATCCAGGCGTTAAAGTCGCAACTCGAAGCCTTCACCCAACGCCAGCCCAAAGTCGCTGTCGTTGACCAGTTGTACCTGGGTAGGGGCTTAGATGTCATGCTAGACAAGGCTGAAGCCTCAAGAACTAGCTTGCAGGATGAGTTCATCTCCGTAGAACATCTATTAGTCGGCTTCGCTGAAGATGACCGCATCGGACGCCGGTTGCTCAAAAGCTTCAACTTCGATCGCCAAAAGCTGGAAGTCACGATAAAAGAGGTTCGGGGTACCCAGAAAGTCAAAGACCAAAATCCAGAGGCACGCTATGAAGCCTTGGAACGGTACGGACGCGACCTGACAGAACGAGCCAAATCCGGGAAGCTTGACCCGGTGATTGGGCGAGATGAGGAAATCCGCCGCGTGGTGCAGGTACTATCCCGCCGGAGTAAGAACAACCCGGTGCTGATTGGGGAACCCGGTGTCGGGAAGACAGCGATCGCAGAAGGTTTAGCCCAGCGCATCGTCAACGGCGACGTACCTGAATCTTTGAAGAACCGCCGCTTAATTGCCCTGGATATGGGGAGTCTGATTGCGGGAGCCAAATATCGGGGAGAATTTGAAGACCGCCTCAGATCGGTGTTAAAAGAAGTCATCGATTCAGTCGGTCAGATTGTCCTATTTATTGATGAGATGCACACGGTGGTGGGCGCTGGTGCCACGCAAGGGGCAATGGATGCCAGTAACTTGCTCAAACCAATGCTGGCGCGGGGAGAACTGCGCTGCATTGGGGCGACGACCCTAGACGAGTACCGCAAGCACATTGAAAAAGATGCGGCACTCGAACGCCGGTTTCAACAAGTCTATGTCAATCAGCCCAGCGTCGAAGATACAGTTTCGATTCTCCGGGGGCTGAAAGAACGCTACGAAGTCCACCACGGTGTGAAGATTACCGATTCTGCCTTAGTTGCCGCCGCCAGCTTGAGCGATCGCTACATCACCGAGCGGTTTTTGCCAGATAAAGCAATTGATTTGGTCGATGAAGCCGCTGCCAAGCTGAAAATGGAGATTACTTCCAAGCCGGTAGAACTAGAGGCAATTGACCGCCGGGTGATGCAGCTGGAGATGGAAAAGCTCTCCCTGCAAGGAGAAGGTCAACGGACGGGTTTAACAACCGTTGTGGGTGCCTTCCGTTCTTCTCAGGAGCGTTTAGAGCGCATCGAACAAGAAATTGCCTCCCTGAGTGAAAAACAAGTTCAACTAAGTTCTCAGTGGCAATCAGAAAAACAGCTCTTAGAAGACATTAACGCGGTGAAGGAGGAAGAAGATAAACTCCGGGTACAAATAGAGCAGGCAGAACGCGCCTACGACCTTAACAAAGCTGCTCAGCTGAAGTATGGACGGTTGGAGGTTTTAGGACGCGACCGGGAAGCCAAAGAAGCCCAATTGTTGGAACTGCAATCTCGCGGTGCTGCCTTGTTGCGCGAAGAGGTACGCGAAGACGATATTGCCGAAATTGTCGCCAAGTGGACGGGCATCCCAGTCAACCGACTGCTAGAGTCGGAACGGCAAAAACTACTCCAGCTTGAATCTCATCTCCACGAACGGGTGATCGGTCAGCAAGAAGCCGTTGCCGCCGTTTCTGCTGCCATCCGTCGCACCCGTGCGGGGATGAAAGATCCCAGTCGTCCGATTGGTTCTTTCCTGTTCATGGGGCCAACAGGAGTGGGTAAAACTGAGCTAGCCCGTGCCTTAGCTCAGTTCCTGTTTGACAGCGAGGACGCCCTGGTACGGATTGATATGTCCGAGTACATGGAAAAACACGCTGTCTCGCGCCTCGTAGGTGCCCCACCAGGGTACGTCGGTTACGAAGAAGGCGGTCAACTGTCTGAGGCAATTCGCCGTCGCCCCTACTCGGTCGTGCTGCTGGATGAAGTGGAGAAAGCCCACCGCGATGTGTTCAACATCTTGCTGCAAGTGCTGGATGATGGAAGAATTACCGATTCCCAAGGCAGGACGGTGGATTTCCGGAATACGGTGATTGTAATGACAAGCAACATCGGCAGCGAGTATATTCTCGATCTTTCAGGCAACGAAGACCAGTATGAATTGATGCAGAAGAAGGTGACGGATGCTTTGCGATCGCATTTCCGCCCCGAATTTCTCAACCGCGTGGACGACATTATTCTCTTCCACAGGCTGGAACGCTCGGAACTGCGCCAGATTGTCAGCATTCAAATCAAGCAGATTGAGAAGCTACTAGCCGATCAAAAAATCACCATCGAACTCTCGGGATCTGCCCAAGACCACCTGGCAGAAGTTGGCTACGATCCGATCTATGGTGCCCGTCCTCTGAAACGCGCCATTCAGCGTGAATTGCAAAATACCCTTGCCACAGCGCTGCTAGAAAACACCTTCGTGAGTGGCGATACCATCTTGGTTGATTGTGTTGACGATACGCTGACTTTCAGCAAAAAACAGTCCCTCAGCCTCCTCGAAGCTCAAATCATTTAA
- the rpsF gene encoding 30S ribosomal protein S6: MQIVYETMYILRPDLGEEQVNLAIAKYQGILSDNGAHDIEIQHRGRRRLAQDIGKHREGIYVQMNYKCNGSQIAPMERAMRLSEEVIRYLTIKQEVREPKPEPVEAEAVS; the protein is encoded by the coding sequence ATGCAGATCGTTTACGAAACTATGTACATCCTCCGTCCCGATTTGGGCGAGGAACAGGTAAACTTGGCGATCGCCAAGTATCAAGGTATCTTGAGTGACAATGGGGCACACGACATTGAAATCCAGCATCGGGGTCGGCGGCGTCTAGCTCAAGATATCGGCAAACATCGGGAAGGCATTTATGTTCAGATGAACTACAAATGCAATGGCAGCCAGATAGCGCCGATGGAACGGGCAATGCGTCTGTCGGAAGAAGTCATCCGCTACCTCACCATCAAGCAGGAAGTGCGCGAACCGAAGCCAGAGCCAGTTGAGGCAGAAGCAGTCAGTTAA
- a CDS encoding fumarylacetoacetate hydrolase family protein → MAQRYVRVRTAKGQTYYGLLQLSRGVQVLDAPPWLHGQPTDLQLEPDTYQILAPCAPSKIIAVGKNYASHAAEMGTDVPKEPLLFLKPPTSVTAAGTEIQYPPQSQRVDYEGELALIIGDRVYCCTPEEAQTKIWGYTIANDVTARDLQKQDLQWTRAKGFDTFCPLGPWIVRELSPAARLQTFLNDDPQPVQSALINQMVFAPDFLVSYISQVMTLLPGDVVLTGTPQGIGPMQVGDRIRIEIEGIGHMENTIVARSTPAAP, encoded by the coding sequence ATGGCGCAGCGCTACGTCCGAGTCCGAACCGCAAAAGGGCAGACTTATTACGGTTTACTGCAACTAAGTCGAGGCGTTCAGGTGCTTGATGCGCCTCCCTGGTTACACGGGCAACCTACGGATTTGCAGTTAGAACCCGATACTTATCAGATTTTGGCTCCTTGTGCCCCGTCTAAAATTATCGCGGTGGGCAAAAATTATGCCAGCCACGCCGCTGAAATGGGGACGGATGTGCCAAAAGAACCGCTACTATTTCTCAAGCCGCCTACTTCTGTCACCGCAGCGGGGACAGAAATTCAATACCCCCCGCAGTCGCAGCGAGTGGACTACGAGGGCGAATTGGCTTTAATTATTGGCGATCGCGTTTATTGCTGTACGCCAGAGGAGGCACAAACCAAAATTTGGGGTTACACCATTGCCAATGATGTCACCGCCCGCGATTTGCAAAAGCAGGATCTTCAATGGACGCGGGCAAAAGGATTTGATACTTTCTGTCCTTTAGGGCCGTGGATCGTCCGCGAGTTGAGTCCTGCTGCCCGCTTGCAAACTTTTCTCAATGACGATCCCCAGCCGGTACAGTCAGCACTGATTAATCAGATGGTGTTTGCGCCCGATTTTCTAGTGTCTTACATCTCTCAGGTGATGACGCTGTTACCGGGAGACGTGGTGCTGACTGGAACGCCCCAAGGGATTGGTCCGATGCAGGTGGGCGATCGCATTCGCATCGAAATTGAAGGCATTGGTCACATGGAAAACACAATTGTGGCACGCTCCACACCAGCCGCACCCTAA
- a CDS encoding Tic20 family protein encodes MTWRGSATAKDRVFACLPYLLPLLSVLPFGVYLFGQFPVLTLILLPLQPLLAIYRIRFASLIIFFVLFLGVVRNEKISHFIRFNTMQALLINIALFLCTMALQILTPALETGLVAQTLFNVVFLGTVAACAYSVVQSAIGRYAEIPGISEAVYSQVP; translated from the coding sequence ATGACTTGGCGTGGTTCAGCGACAGCGAAAGACCGGGTTTTCGCTTGCCTTCCTTATTTACTCCCTTTGCTTTCTGTGCTTCCTTTTGGGGTGTATCTGTTTGGACAGTTTCCTGTCTTGACGCTGATTTTATTACCGCTACAACCGTTACTAGCAATTTACCGTATACGGTTTGCCAGTTTAATCATTTTCTTTGTCTTGTTCTTAGGCGTAGTTAGAAACGAAAAAATTAGCCATTTCATTCGTTTCAACACGATGCAGGCACTCCTAATAAACATTGCTCTATTTTTGTGTACTATGGCATTGCAGATTTTGACTCCAGCGCTAGAAACTGGCTTGGTAGCACAAACCCTATTTAATGTTGTTTTTCTAGGAACGGTTGCTGCCTGCGCCTATTCAGTTGTTCAGTCTGCGATCGGACGTTACGCAGAAATTCCTGGGATTTCAGAGGCAGTTTACAGCCAAGTTCCCTAG
- the glyA gene encoding serine hydroxymethyltransferase: MSKTNLDFLAETDPTVASFVQEELQRQRAHLELIASENFTSAAVLAAQGSVLTNKYAEGLPGKRYYGGCDFIDKIEQLAIDRAKQLFGAAHANVQPHSGAQANFAVFLTLLQPGDTIMGMDLSHGGHLTHGSPVNVSGKWFKVCHYGVSQETEQLDYDQIRDLALQHRPKLIICGYSAYPRIINFEKFRAIADEVGAYLLADIAHIAGLVATGHHPNPLPHCHVVTTTTHKTLRGPRGGLIMTSDPELGKQLDKAVFPGTQGGPLEHVIAGKAVAFGEALQPAFKTYSAQVIENARALATQLQKRGFKIVSDGTDNHLMLVDLRSISMTGKRADQLVSGVNITANKNTVPFDPESPFVTSGLRLGSPAMTTRGMSTNEFTEIGDIIAERLLNPEEEAVAAECRRRVAALCDRFPLYPHLTIPVPALA, encoded by the coding sequence GTGAGTAAAACAAACTTAGATTTTCTAGCCGAAACCGATCCTACCGTTGCCAGCTTTGTCCAAGAAGAACTCCAGCGCCAACGCGCCCACTTGGAGCTAATTGCCAGTGAAAACTTTACCTCCGCAGCAGTGCTGGCAGCACAAGGCTCGGTATTAACAAATAAGTATGCCGAAGGTTTGCCGGGGAAACGCTATTACGGCGGCTGTGACTTTATCGACAAAATTGAGCAATTGGCGATTGACCGCGCCAAACAGCTATTTGGAGCAGCTCACGCGAACGTGCAACCGCATTCGGGGGCGCAGGCGAATTTTGCCGTTTTCTTGACCCTGTTGCAGCCAGGAGACACGATTATGGGGATGGATTTGTCCCACGGGGGGCATTTAACCCACGGTTCGCCAGTAAATGTGTCGGGGAAGTGGTTTAAGGTTTGCCACTATGGAGTCAGTCAGGAAACAGAACAGCTAGACTACGATCAGATCCGGGATTTGGCGCTACAACACCGTCCTAAGTTAATCATTTGCGGCTATTCAGCTTATCCGCGCATCATTAACTTTGAGAAATTCCGCGCGATCGCTGATGAAGTCGGAGCTTATCTATTAGCCGATATCGCCCATATTGCGGGTTTAGTTGCCACAGGTCATCACCCCAATCCTCTACCCCACTGCCACGTCGTCACCACTACCACCCACAAGACCCTGCGCGGTCCTAGAGGTGGCTTAATTATGACCAGCGACCCAGAACTCGGCAAGCAACTCGATAAAGCCGTGTTCCCCGGTACTCAAGGGGGTCCTTTAGAACACGTCATTGCCGGTAAGGCGGTGGCATTTGGAGAAGCATTGCAACCTGCATTTAAAACTTATTCGGCGCAAGTGATTGAAAATGCTCGTGCTTTGGCAACTCAGTTGCAAAAACGCGGCTTCAAGATTGTTTCTGACGGGACTGACAATCACTTGATGCTAGTAGACTTGCGCTCTATCAGCATGACGGGAAAGAGAGCCGATCAGCTAGTAAGCGGAGTGAACATTACCGCGAATAAAAATACCGTACCCTTCGATCCAGAGTCGCCATTTGTAACCAGTGGCTTGCGGCTGGGTTCGCCAGCCATGACGACGCGCGGGATGTCCACTAATGAATTTACAGAAATTGGGGATATTATTGCCGAACGGCTGCTAAATCCAGAAGAGGAAGCAGTGGCGGCGGAATGTCGGCGACGAGTGGCTGCATTGTGCGATCGCTTCCCCTTGTACCCCCACCTGACAATTCCCGTACCAGCCTTGGCATAG
- a CDS encoding MraY family glycosyltransferase: MPPQLYHLVAFLVSACVVLWATPVVNKIGLQKGLVDLPSERKVHKHPIVRVGGVSIFAGTIIALLIVWGTGGFGALSAEKSLEVWGVILGGLGFFLVGLADDLFSLSPFLRLFLQIIIASWAWHLGVQIDFLTVPFAGLVTLPDTISWPITVIWLVGLTNAINWIDGLDGLAAGVSGIAAVVMLIVSLFMHQPAAALIAAALAGGSLGFLRYNFNPAQIFMGDGGAYFMGFTLAGVGVIGLVKSTAVTAVLLPYLILAVPIVDMSAVIVQRLLRGNSPFIGDKFHLHHRLLQAGLPQRLIVLFIYALTLWVGSLALALAKIPSGLAYAMGATLLLGYTSWQVWRNSRVRSEE; encoded by the coding sequence ATGCCCCCCCAGCTGTATCACCTGGTTGCCTTTCTCGTATCTGCCTGTGTTGTCCTCTGGGCAACACCCGTTGTGAACAAAATTGGCCTCCAAAAGGGACTGGTTGATTTACCCAGTGAGCGCAAAGTCCATAAGCATCCTATCGTGCGGGTGGGAGGTGTCTCTATCTTTGCAGGCACCATTATTGCCCTACTGATTGTTTGGGGAACCGGGGGATTTGGCGCTTTGAGCGCGGAGAAATCCCTAGAAGTTTGGGGCGTTATCTTGGGTGGTCTTGGTTTTTTCCTAGTTGGCTTAGCCGATGATTTGTTTAGTTTGTCGCCTTTCTTGCGGCTGTTTCTGCAAATTATCATTGCCAGCTGGGCTTGGCACCTCGGCGTCCAAATTGACTTCCTCACCGTTCCCTTCGCTGGACTGGTCACATTGCCAGACACCATTAGCTGGCCCATTACTGTCATTTGGCTGGTCGGTCTGACTAATGCCATCAATTGGATAGATGGTCTAGATGGTCTAGCTGCCGGTGTTTCTGGTATCGCTGCCGTGGTGATGCTGATTGTGAGTTTGTTTATGCATCAACCGGCAGCAGCACTGATTGCCGCAGCGCTTGCTGGTGGTTCATTGGGATTTCTGCGATATAATTTCAACCCCGCTCAGATTTTTATGGGGGATGGCGGAGCCTATTTTATGGGCTTTACGCTTGCCGGTGTCGGGGTGATTGGCTTAGTAAAAAGCACCGCAGTGACAGCAGTGCTGCTACCTTACCTGATTCTGGCTGTGCCCATTGTGGATATGTCAGCGGTGATTGTGCAACGCCTGTTGCGTGGTAATTCGCCTTTTATTGGCGATAAATTCCATCTGCATCATCGGTTGCTGCAAGCGGGTCTGCCGCAACGTTTGATAGTTTTGTTTATCTACGCTTTGACTCTCTGGGTGGGAAGTTTAGCCCTAGCTTTGGCTAAAATACCAAGCGGATTGGCTTATGCGATGGGTGCAACGTTATTGCTGGGGTATACCAGCTGGCAAGTTTGGCGAAATTCGCGTGTGAGGAGTGAGGAGTGA